In Acidobacteriota bacterium, the DNA window CACGATGGAGGAGAACCGGCGCGACTCGGCCGAGCTCGCGCAGCTCTTCAAGGCGCTCGACGAGCTCGACAAGCCCGTGGTCGCGCGCGTCCAGGGCGCCGCGCTGGGCGGCGGCACCGGTCTCGTCGCCGCGTGCGACGTCGTCGTCGCCGCCGAGGGCGCCGTCTTCGGGACGACCGAGGTGCGTCTCGGGATCATCCCGGCCGTGATCTCCCCGTATCTCGTCCGGAAGATCGGCGAGTCGCACGCCCGCTCGTGGTTCCTGACGGGCGAGCGCGTGGGCGCCGAGGAGGCGCGGCGCGTCGGCCTCGTCCACCACGTCGTGGCGGAGAAGGACCTGGCCGGCGCCTCGAAGGCGGTGATCGAGGCGATCCTCCTCGGCGGGCCGGCCGCGGTGGTCGAGGCCAAGCGCCTCGTCCGCACCGTCTCCACGCTGCCCGCGCGCGAGGCGACGGCCTGGGCCGTCCAGCGGATGGCCGAGCGGCGCGGTTCGCATGAAGGGATGGAGGGCCTGAAGGCCTTCCTCGAGAAGCGCCCCGCGAGCTGGACGACGAAGGGATCGTGACGGGGGCGAGGCCCTTCCGGCGCGTCCTCGTCGCGAACCGCGGCGAGATTGC includes these proteins:
- a CDS encoding enoyl-CoA hydratase/isomerase family protein gives rise to the protein MSAPKVLVEKSPDPRVAHLVLNRPEVRNAWDGETVTLLQRALRDLASDDSVRVVELSGAGTAFCAGADLDWMKRVANFTMEENRRDSAELAQLFKALDELDKPVVARVQGAALGGGTGLVAACDVVVAAEGAVFGTTEVRLGIIPAVISPYLVRKIGESHARSWFLTGERVGAEEARRVGLVHHVVAEKDLAGASKAVIEAILLGGPAAVVEAKRLVRTVSTLPAREATAWAVQRMAERRGSHEGMEGLKAFLEKRPASWTTKGS